The following DNA comes from Leptospira neocaledonica.
CGGCCGTTGCCAAGTGCAATGTCCTGCAAACCGTACAGGAAAAGTTCTGAACCCTAAAGCGATCATCGTGGAATTAAAACACGCGCTTATGGATAAAATGCCTGAGGTAGTGTCCATTAGAGAAACCAATCCGGAAGGCGCTGCCGATGCAGTTGCTGCATTGGACACTTCAGTGATCGGAAAATACGAAGGTCTTTCCGAAGAAGCACTTTGGGGATGTACGACTTGTTACGCTTGTGTAGAAGCTTGCCCAGTTGGAAACAACCAAGTCAACGCAATCATGGAAATGAGAAGACACTTGGTACTCGTTGAGTCCAGCTTCCCTGCTGAATTACAAGGTGCATTCGTAAACATGGAAAACAATTCCAACCCTTGGGGAGTTGCTGCACACTCGAGAGCAGATTGGGCAGAAGGTCTTGGCGTTAAAACCATGGCAGAAGATTCCAACGTAGACGTTCTATACTGGGTAGGTTGTGCTGGAGCTTTTGATGATCGTAACAAGAGAATCGCACAGTCTTTTGTAAAAATTATGCAGAAGGCTGATGTTAAGTTCGGTATCTTAGGAACGGAAGAAGGATGTTCCGGAGATTCAGCACGTAGAGGTGGTAACGAATATCTCTACCAAACATTAGCACAATCCAATGTGGACACTATGAACGGATACAATGTGAAAAAAGTTGTAACCGCTTGTCCTCACTGCTATAACACAATCAAAAACGAATATCCTCAGTTTGGCGGAAACTTCGAAGTGGTTCACCACTCAGAGTTCATCAACGAACTTGCTAAAGACGGAAAAATCGAAGTAGGTGTTGCAGAAGATGCAAATGCTGGAAAGTATACCTACCACGACTCCTGCTATATCGGAAGATATAACGACAACTACGAGAACCCAAGAGACCTGGTCAAAAAGGTTTCCGGTGGAAAACTTGCAGAACCAGTCGACCACCATTCCAAAGGACTCTGCTGCGGTGCAGGTGGAGCTCAGATGTGGATGGAAGAGCATGGCGAAAGGGTCAACTTCAAGAGATCCAATCAGCTTCTGGATACCGGCGCGACTACGATCGCAACCGCTTGTCCTTTCTGTATCACAATGATCACAGACGGGGTAAAACAAGAAGGTAAGATCGAAGAAGTAAAAGTAAAGGATATCGCGGAATTAGTCGCGGAAAACTTGAAATAAGAAGAAGTTTAACTTCTTTGAATGGAAGCCTCGGCGGTAACGTCGGGGCTTTTTTATGCCCGGACAAAAAAATAGCGGAATGTTTCCATCCCGCCCTGAATCATCTGGTGCAAATACATTATATACGACGGAAGGAATATCCGCCACATTACAGGAAATTATTTATTTTCATTAGAAAGAAATTTCAGAGGCAAAAAATAGGCTAAAAGGATTAGGTAATTTTACTGGTTACCCATATTTTCCTGCAATTTTTTCACAAACTTCTCATAGAGTCGATTCTCAGTATCTAATAACGTTTGCTGTCCATTGGTAAATGGAGTATGGCCTTTCAAACTCGATTCCCAGAGTATCACTCCTGTTTCAATATCCACCCCTTTGAGGATAATTTCAGCCACGAAATGTTTACGAAGCCTACGCCTAGCGACGGAATAATTGGTGATCTTTCCGAATACCGCACAGTTTGCGTTTACTATTTTTCCTAAATTCAGACCTTCGGATTCAGTAATACCAGTCTTGCTTAATGTAATTTCATTTATCAATTTATCCAGTTTCCCTCTTTCTAAAACGGTAAAGCCCGCTT
Coding sequences within:
- a CDS encoding (Fe-S)-binding protein, whose amino-acid sequence is MAISQIAFHVIFTALFIVANVVFVRAILYRLNLVFNARKAHGTENFLEHKNWEFRIKSFVLNVILQKKNFKEPLRGIMHAFVFYGFVTYLLHTTSQFISGVFGYALDDPYKFTLVGSVFGETANHYYEAALQVVSILVLVGLGFFAWRRWIQKAKGLDVHSPASAIVIGMISLLMLSTLLGEGARAVGAEYANPFHDAAPIAAGIGAVWEAIGIEYSSADLVFQIMWWTHILSVFAFMLYVPTSKHAHLIFAPFNYFLQSDTPKGALSKLNLEDETAVWGVTRTEDFPWPNLLDGLSCIECGRCQVQCPANRTGKVLNPKAIIVELKHALMDKMPEVVSIRETNPEGAADAVAALDTSVIGKYEGLSEEALWGCTTCYACVEACPVGNNQVNAIMEMRRHLVLVESSFPAELQGAFVNMENNSNPWGVAAHSRADWAEGLGVKTMAEDSNVDVLYWVGCAGAFDDRNKRIAQSFVKIMQKADVKFGILGTEEGCSGDSARRGGNEYLYQTLAQSNVDTMNGYNVKKVVTACPHCYNTIKNEYPQFGGNFEVVHHSEFINELAKDGKIEVGVAEDANAGKYTYHDSCYIGRYNDNYENPRDLVKKVSGGKLAEPVDHHSKGLCCGAGGAQMWMEEHGERVNFKRSNQLLDTGATTIATACPFCITMITDGVKQEGKIEEVKVKDIAELVAENLK
- a CDS encoding CsgG/HfaB family protein, with amino-acid sequence MRRAPISIFLSVIFIFFYSNCRSLPSYDAQLSLGKNSSKLKTSKYVVFPFEFAEGLELTDSQENSQKIVSGRNREKTEKALFQAGFTVLERGKLDKLINEITLSKTGITESEGLNLGKIVNANCAVFGKITNYSVARRRLRKHFVAEIILKGVDIETGVILWESSLKGHTPFTNGQQTLLDTENRLYEKFVKKLQENMGNQ